The Canis lupus baileyi chromosome 29, mCanLup2.hap1, whole genome shotgun sequence genome includes a region encoding these proteins:
- the LOC140620643 gene encoding zinc finger protein 717-like, with translation MNTSLELVSFENVAVNFTWEEWQDLDHAQWTLYRFVMLETYSSLASLGNCMTKPEVIIRLELGAEPWIVEEPPAQSLPDVQTANDLMETQQEHQSRRLCQFGFSNQETSTEERTDLGKPVNLSAIHISNLIINDGNYSGTKPEEFNVCQDMFLPSEPDEMHDRKKPEDSYMTGKPLRCSGPLSCHQKDQTLQPLVEFVGQGKGFNKETTFFTCSRAYTGETAYKYWRAYDKSALLAQERTSMRENPCRYNEWGNTICVKPTQLNLPRAVSEEHHHKCNQSGDNSARNYTSLSFQGLRRENFECDVCGKTFYKKSNLSKHQKIYAGEKPYKCNECEKTFISKTVLTIHQRTHTREKPYACIKCEKSFCHKSHLTVHQRIHTGEKSYECYMNVGNPSL, from the exons GAGTTGGTGTCGTTTGAGAATGTGGCTGTGAACTTCACTTGGGAGGAGTGGCAGGACCTGGATCATGCTCAGTGGACCCTGTACAGGttcgtgatgctggagacctacAGTAGCCTGGCATCTTTGG GGAACTGTATGACAAAGCCTGAGGTGATCATCAGGTTGGAGCTAGGAGCAGAGCCATGGATTGTAGAGGAAcccccagcccagagcctccCAG ATGTCCAGACTGCAAATGACCTGATGGAGACCCAACAGGAGCATCAGAGCAGACGTTTGTGCCAATTTGGATTCTCCAACCAGGAAACATCAACTGAGGAGAGAACCGACTTGGGAAAACCAGTTAATTTGAGTGCAATCCACATCTCAAACCTGATTATAAATGACGGAAACTATTCAGGAACGAAGCCAGAGGAGTTTAACGTGTGTCAGGACATGTTTCTCCCCAGTGAGCCTGATGAGATGCATGATAGAAAGAAGCCTGAGGACAGTTATATGACTGGGAAGCCCCTCAGGTGTTCTGGGCCTCTTAGTTGTCATCAGAAGGATCAGACTTTGCAGCCACTTGTTGAATTTGTTGGGCAAGGGAAAGGCTTCAACAAGGAGACAACATTCTTTACCTGTAGCAGGGCTTACACTGGAGAGACTGCCTATAAATATTGGAGAGCCTATGACAAATCTGCTCTCCTTGCCCAAGAGAGAACTTCCATGAGGGAGAATCCCTGTAGATATAACGAATGGGGGAACACCATTTGTGTGAAACCAACACAACTGAATCTTCCTAGAGCTGTTTCTGAGGAACATCACCATAAATGTAATCAAAGTGGGGATAATTCTGCAAGAAATTACACCTCCCTCAGTTTTCAAGGACTCAGGAGAGAAAACTTTGAATGTGATGTATGTGGTAAAACTTTCTACAAAAAGTCTAATCTCAGTAAACATCAGAAAATATACgcaggagagaaaccctataaatgtaaCGAGTGTGAAAAAACCTTCATCAGTAAGACAGTTCTTACAATCCATCAGAGAACTCATACCAGGGAGAAACCCTATGCATGTATCAAATGTGAGAAATCTTTCTGCCATAAGTCACACTTAACTGTTCATCAGAGAATCCacacaggagaaaaatcatatgagtGTTATatgaatgtgggaaatccttcTCTGTGA